The following proteins come from a genomic window of Rutidosis leptorrhynchoides isolate AG116_Rl617_1_P2 chromosome 10, CSIRO_AGI_Rlap_v1, whole genome shotgun sequence:
- the LOC139872484 gene encoding ADP-ribosylation factor 2 has protein sequence MGLTFTKLFSRLFAKKEMRILMVGLDAAGKTTILYKLKLGEIVTTIPTIGFNVETVEYKNISFTVWDVGGQDKIRPLWRHYFQNTQGLIFVVDSNDRDRVVEARDELHRMLNEDELRDAVLLVFANKQDLPNAMNAAEITDKLGLHSLRQRHWYIQSTCATSGEGLYEGLDWLSNNIANKA, from the exons ATGGGGCTAACATTCACCAAACTGTTTAGCCGGCTTTTCGCCAAGAAAGAGATGCGTATTTTGATGGTGGGTCTCGATGCAGCTGGTAAGACCACTATTTTGTACAAGCTCAAGCTTGGTGAGATCGTGACGACAATTCCTACCATTG GGTTCAATGTGGAGACCGTTGAGTACAAAAACATCAGCTTCACTGTCTGGGATGTCGGGGGTCAGGACAAG ATTCGTCCACTATGGAGGCACTATTTCCAGAACACACAGGGTCTTATCTTTGTGGTGGACAGCAATGATAGAGATAGAGTTGTTGAGGCAAGAGATGAGTTGCATAGGATGTTGAACGAG GATGAGCTTCGAGATGCAGTGTTGCTTGTATTTGCTAACAAACAAGATCTTCCAAATGCAATGAATGCTGCTGAAATTACTGATAAACTCGGCCTTCATTCCCTCCGTCAGCGCCACTG GTACATTCAGAGCACCTGTGCTACCTCTGGCGAGGGACTTTACGAGGGTCTGGATTGGCTTTCTAACAACATTGCAAACAAG GCATAA